In one window of Eleutherodactylus coqui strain aEleCoq1 chromosome 10, aEleCoq1.hap1, whole genome shotgun sequence DNA:
- the DXO gene encoding decapping and exoribonuclease protein, with protein sequence MEEALQTARDRKVSKHKRGLDQEAPDVPRTKSPHIPPSPLSARPSFYQGSFPFYRLPSELGSFSLDEKRCYHNDARRLRYLSPPPGMDRGEASLGWDLMDGFEDRYVCRNEDDKEGLLHILTWVKENKGLLRGNGRSASDRPVDRDFVTWRGHLTKILCTPYETQEGWILAVTLFKGTLYISERETAVAYKKRKERTREQEKLMYSGYKFESYMCADSPDGSPCPSEVVNTNEGFCSVLLGRLASHSFLVSGEVDCKDSSSSNPSPPSCYVELKTSAQIRNSHQERSFHRYKLLKWWCQSFLLGIPLIVAGFRNPKGRIVSLEKFRTSEIPHLVRGDRQSWDPAVCMNFCNAFLDYIKKVAITDDPRVVFVFSWEPGQDITFTVEADSANLVVPDWYVQALSQG encoded by the exons atggaagaagctTTACAAACAGCCAGAGACAGAAAAG TGAGCAAGCACAAAAGAGGCCTTGACCAGGAAGCACCTGATGTCCCACGGACGAAGAGCCCTCACATCCCCCCTTCTCCTTTAAGTGCACGTCCCTCCTTCTACCAGGGCTCATTTCCTTTCTACAGACTGCCCTCAGAACTTGGTTCTTTCTCCCTGGATGAGAAGCGATGCTACCATAATGATGCCCGGCGCTTACGATATCTAAGTCCGCCCCCGGGGATGGATCGGGGAGAAGCTTCACTTGGATGGGACCTAATGGATGGATTTGAGGATCGCTATGTATGTCGTAATGAAGACGATAAAGAGGGGCTTCTGCATATTTTAACATGGGTAAAAGAGAACAAAGGGCTTCTGCGAGGGAATGGACGTTCTGCTAGTGACAG ACCGGTAGACCGAGACTTTGTCACCTGGCGGGGTCACCTAACGAAGATTTTGTGCACCCCATATGAGACCCAAGAAGGCTGGATCCTGGCAGTCACCCTGTTTAAGGGCACCCTGTATATCAGTGAGAGGGAGACTGCAGTTGCTTACAAGAAGAGGAAAGAGAGGACTCGGGAACAGGAGAAGCTCATGTACTCTGGGTACAAGTTCGAGAGCTACATGTGTGCAG ATTCTCCCGATGGCTCTCCTTGTCCATCTGAAGTTGTGAACACCAACGAGGGATTTTGTAGCGTCTTGCTGGGTCGTCTTGCATCCCATTCTTTTTTGGTTTCAGGAGAGGTGGACTGCAAAGACTCAAGCAGCAGTAATCCTTCCCCTCCATCTTGCTATGTAGAGCTTAAGACAAGTGCCCAGATACGGAATTCCCACCAAGAGCGCAGCTTCCACAG gtaCAAACTCCTGAAGTGGTGGTGCCAGTCCTTTCTGCTTGGGATTCCCCTCATTGTCGCTGGGTTTCGGAATCCAAAAGGAAGAATTGTATCTCTAGAGAAGTTCAGAACGTCAGAAATCCCCCACTTAGTCCGG GGTGACAGGCAGAGCTGGGATCCAGCCGTGTGTATGAACTTCTGTAATGCATTCCTCGATTATATCAAGAAAGTGGCGATCACAGATGACCCCAG GGTGGTCTTCGTGTTCTCCTGGGAGCCGGGTCAGGACATCACTTTCACTGTCGAAGCAGATTCTGCTA